The sequence AGTTATAATGGAATTTAATAGGGTCATTTTTTAAGGGCGTAAAAGGCAgagatgtgaagcttataattttataacagcagttactgtatatacatttttctgttaaagcttgtgtattatttaagcactaaagtagtttattgtttaccacattacatcatcatggcaacgaagttgtaaaattaaatacaacTTCACAGAAAAAgtaagtaagtgattttatcacactaaaatcatgttagcatgcacattttttatgtcttgtggttatacttttgaaacagtaattattttaacatttacggatttgccccatcacttccaatgtaagtgcttcactgtaactttttttaaagaaaaggaagatcaagtttaaatacatttattggtaatcaacattatgccataattgTTGTCGACTGCActacttgcattgaacctggaatattgctttaaatgAAAAGTGTGAAAATCTTGTGTATACAAACAAAAAGTGTATACACACAGTTTACTATAGACCTGATTTACACACCAGGTTTTGGAAAGCGGAAGTAAACGATTGTagggtaaactttgacagtgGTGAATATtcaaagagcaaaagaaaaaatccaacattacatttgaatgactttcaagAAGGGAAGAAAATTGAGAGCGGTGGATTTAGACAGTAAAATGGGAGaaaatgccaaatttactgtcactctctcagcagctttaAAAGAAAcccccctcacagctgtggtaattcacTTTTTAAAACGAATTCCagagtaatataacacaaagcataatgttataaacttacactcaatatttaaaaaatttatcatATAAAAAAGTTGACTAGATTTAGGCTGCTAAATTAGGAGGAAACgcttcatcacagtctgtgaaaaacgTCTATTGTCTTCAATTAGCAGATTAGGCTTTAAAAAGTTGTTAAAATGCCCATGTTGTAGTTTACCTCTGCTGTTCAACAGTCTGGGGAAATGGCCGCACATGATTTGCCGAACTGGATTATGAAGCGCAATGTGAAGGGAGTATCCATGGTGACCAGAGTCTGGGTCCACAGAATTGTCCTCTGTGGGCATGTAGGGACTATTGATGTGAAAGAACATACTGTTTGTGTTAAGAAACTATTTAGGATGTTACCAACTTCagcaacaaaataaatgattatAATGACAATTCATGTACCAAAATCTTGACCCAAGTAGGCTTCTTTCAATCAGTTTGTGGAAGTGCAGGTTCACCATGATAAAAGCAATTTTCCAATTGCCCTTCAAACACCGtcaaacaacacaaaacacaatattTGTTCTCAGACAACATACACTTATAGTTGAACAGTAGCAAATAAGCTGAGTATTACAGAAAAAAACAAGTGATTTGTATTGAAATTATTTGGAGCTTGGCTGAACATACCCGCCAGACTCCAACAGAGATGCCTTTATCAAACTGCAGCAACTTCACAAGTGTGTCAGATCGAAACGACCATTGTACTGATCTACTCAACTTTGTTTTGTGAATCAAAGAACGCCACCTTGGCATAAAGTTGAGAGGCATCAATTAGgtcagctttttatttttaaaagtaatcgttcattcaaaatgaaaagtaaatgttgacagaattttcatttttgggtgaactgttgctTTTGGCAGTGACTTTTCACTAGTTTTCTTTACCTGTCTCCAGTAGCAAGCAGTGTTGGAGTCATTATTCCATGAAGTTGTATTGAAGCAAGATTGTATATTTTCGGCCAGATACCATGGATCCAGCACACTGTAACCGATGAATCCTCAAAGAAGGTGTGTGTCTGCTCATAGACAGTCGTGCATCCGttcttttgtgtgagtgtgatctCCCACTGAATGTGCAACCTCCTGTCAAACACCAGTTGTTACCTTTTTACATAGTTATTATAGGTAGTATAAGTCACAGGTTAAGAAAGAATGAGTAGACCTAGAgaatctgtttttctgtctgatgTTCAAGGAGAAGATGCAAGTGGGAATGTCTAACCTGAGAACTTGCTCTGTCAAAACTGGCATGCCTGTGTGGGGGTTCGTGTATCTTAGCTCCATTTTCCACATGGTGTGCCTGTAGCCAGCCATGTGCTTGAGCAGCAGCTTCTTAAAGTATCCCACAGGTTTCTCTTGCACACTTGCAGTGCTCAGGCCTTCTTTCATCACACCCACTTGGGGCCTCCACATTTTCTTCTCGATCTCACCAGCGTACAATGCATACCACAGAGCACTGGACAGACATGTtaccatatatatttattctttattctatTTTTACATATTCCTTTATATAATGCACTCACTTGTTATTAGCCAGATCATGAAACTGCTTGTTGACAAAGCTGACATTAAAGAGGGAAGAAGCATCCAAAAAGGAAAGAATCTTCTGGATGATCTCAGAGGGCAATCTATGTAAAGTGGGTAGACAATAATTAAATCTGTATAGTATCTTTAACCTAgcttaaatgcatacctcgggtcttcAGTGACCTCattcaaactactttaacttTTTAagttatgcccacacctctttagtattcctcaacctttctcttatgAATTGTCTaacactaaaaataaaataaaaacaactgacaaaattacaaaaataaataaattatttaattctaGTCGTTTAATTACCAGAAGTGTATAGGGTCTTTAGTAACCCCAGATAGTGTCgtaaaatatatttcaattttGACTTCATgtctatttaagtttactatcacaggatatctatttctttgtttattacaagacaaatgagtgtCATAATGAGCAAAACTATATCATGCTGATTTTCTGAACAGTGGTGGTGAATTATAAGTATCCcatatgcacatacacaaacatattatatatatatgttatttgtGGCCCtgctgtttcagtgattgacttgatttacattggATGAAGAAGCAACATTGAAGTAAaatatagcaagtgtaacacatgaacagtatgatatgactattgccATGTGGGTGTAATACTGAAATGATGTAAACTgtacatctatttagactcaaaaagtatGACAATTATGAGTAACTTGTTGTGtgtatctcaatatgtgttttaatACCTACTCTCATaaaatttcagtgtaaaagtaatgacattttcaaactgtcttaatgttttgaaaatgttacactatttgggcattttgtagatccatgtGTGATAGATGTATAAATGTTTGGCGAAACGCCCATGCATTAAAGGGTATGTTGTATGGGGAATAACCTGCCTCTCCAAATAGTTTTCGTAGCTGCCCTCATAATGCTGTTTAGGCACCAGAGGTTTGCATGGTTCGGGAGACTGCAAACGCGTCTGTCCGGAGGTGTCCTTTTCCCGcctgtaccaaattaaaaaaaataaataaaaatgtacagtctacattatgtaaaatatataaagtaGTTGTATGCGATTTAAGCGAATGGGTAGCAAAACCAACATCGTTGGTCATTCTCAAACGTTAGCTACGCAACGTTTGAGAATGACTCGACTGCTTACCTTCTTGCACCTTCAAACTGAGCAATTTCGTCTTCTGTGACTCCATCCTGAGCATCTCCATACGTAGTTTGTTGGACTTTGTTGTTGAGGCTTTGTCTCAAACTCTGGAGAAACTCACTAAGAGTAGCCATGATGATTTCAGTTAGGTTTCGCTAACCCGCACGGTCTATGAATGAACTAACAAGACTCTACTTTCCTAGAGACCAAGATAACATTATCAGCAAATTAAGTTTATCAAGAATATAATTCTCAAATATACGAAACTCTTCTGTCAGGTTCCTTTTTGTGTGTCGTAAATAATTACCACTTGCCTGGTCTAAAATTCATAAGACTCCGATTATTTGCCGATTATTAAGTTATCTATGTTcagttaattaataaataaataaatgtaggcGTATTGATTGGGTTTTCAACATTCGACATTGATTTGTCATTCAACCCcctttacctcatccattttttggaggttatgcccacacctctttagtcttcgtcttatttttattttatttttctgtgcttGATACATGTATCCCCTGtgctttttgttcaataaaaaaaaaaaaaaaaaaaaaaacctctttagTCTTCCTCAACTTTCCTCTTGTAAatagtttaacacacacacacattttatgttgttgtggttatttgtacttccataaattatatttggatgattatttcatatgaaataatcatccaaatataatttatggaagtacaaataatatatgtaataatatatatatatacgtttacTATAACAcaatatctatttatttgtttattacaatataaattagTACTAGgcctatattatatataaatataattatgtaaaataaatctaTTTAGCCTCAATAAGTGCCTAAGAAAATACTTATGTTTAGTTTATTTGTAGATTATGAGTTATGTGAACCTCAATATGTTTTGACAGCCAGTATCTCAAGATatgtcagtgtgaaagtaattaatcctgttctagatttggtTTATCACATTATCTCTTTGATAGGCTATATGAAATATAAagcatgaaatatattttttctatcatttttctattgtcttgaaaatatttttacactatcTGAGCAGCTTGTAGATCCATGTGTGATAGATATACGTGCCGTGTCTCTAAAGGCCTGAATATATAAGAGTgcttggtgaaa comes from Xyrauchen texanus isolate HMW12.3.18 chromosome 9, RBS_HiC_50CHRs, whole genome shotgun sequence and encodes:
- the LOC127649691 gene encoding F-box only protein 15-like, with protein sequence MATLSEFLQSLRQSLNNKVQQTTYGDAQDGVTEDEIAQFEGARRLPSEIIQKILSFLDASSLFNVSFVNKQFHDLANNNALWYALYAGEIEKKMWRPQVGVMKEGLSTASVQEKPVGYFKKLLLKHMAGYRHTMWKMELRYTNPHTGMPVLTEQVLRQLVFDRRLHIQWEITLTQKNGCTTVYEQTHTFFEDSSVTVCWIHGIWPKIYNLASIQLHGIMTPTLLATGDRWRSLIHKTKLSRSVQWSFRSDTLVKLLQFDKGISVGVWRGNWKIAFIMVNLHFHKLIERSLLGSRFCPYMPTEDNSVDPDSGHHGYSLHIALHNPVRQIMCGHFPRLLNSRGKLQHGHFNNFLKPNLLIEDNRRFSQTVMKRFLLIYNIPVTSEEDYLRLDAIDFTDVSKHIPVGKINLPWQAKGLQGAVEHCCMMTLTVLDEGQRPFWCVSSPVKMAIKHQRLLRSGCEGKQFYIFYEDAEGKVKMVFEWMEEIQHHFLVQLIIIFPTAKVKKQVGGEC